DNA from Bacteroidetes bacterium GWF2_43_63:
ATGCCACCAACTGGCCGAAAACGGCTTCGGCAAGACCGAGCCGAATCCCTACGTGGGCGCTGTAATTGTGCATCAGGGAAAAATCATTGGAGAAGGCTTTCATGAGCGGTTCGGCGGGCCTCATGCCGAAGTAAATGCAATTGCCTCTGTTTTCGAAAAACATCTGTTGAAAGAAAGTACGTTGTATGTGAATCTGGAACCTTGCTCACATCATGGCAAAACGCCTCCCTGTGCAGATTTGATCATTCAAATGGGAATCCCGCAGGTCGTGGTTGCCATGCAGGATCCCAATGTACTTGTTTCGGGCAACGGAATAAAAAAACTCCGCGCTGCCGGAATTCAGGTGAAAACAGGCATCCTCGAAGAAGAAGCAAAATGGCTGAATCGTCGCTTTGTGACTTTTCATACTCAAAAAAGGCCCTATATCATTCTAAAATGGGCGCAAACCAAAGACGGATTCATCGATATAGACCGCAGCGACCCGGCCGCAATACAAAAAGACAACTGGATTACCGGACCGGAACTGAAAACACTGGTTCATCGCTGGCGAACGCAGGAACAGGCAATCCTGATTGGTTACAACACGCTGGTGAACGACAATCCTCAGCTTACCGTGCGTGAATGGACCGGCCGGAATCCGCAGCGAATCCTCGTTGCAGACACTCTCCCGGATGAGCATTACAATATTTTCGGCAACGATCAGAAAACGATTGTTTTCAATCCGATTCAGAATTCAATCACTGAAAAAGCTGAATACATCAAACTTGACTTTGATAAAGATCTTTTGAAAAATATCCTGAACGGACTTTTTGAAAAAAACATCAGCAGCGTCATGATTGA
Protein-coding regions in this window:
- a CDS encoding riboflavin biosynthesis protein RibD translates to MNTDEQYMHRCHQLAENGFGKTEPNPYVGAVIVHQGKIIGEGFHERFGGPHAEVNAIASVFEKHLLKESTLYVNLEPCSHHGKTPPCADLIIQMGIPQVVVAMQDPNVLVSGNGIKKLRAAGIQVKTGILEEEAKWLNRRFVTFHTQKRPYIILKWAQTKDGFIDIDRSDPAAIQKDNWITGPELKTLVHRWRTQEQAILIGYNTLVNDNPQLTVREWTGRNPQRILVADTLPDEHYNIFGNDQKTIVFNPIQNSITEKAEYIKLDFDKDLLKNILNGLFEKNISSVMIEGGRQILESFISSGLWDEARVLIGNKMFGKGLPAPVLKAKTEIGRKEFDKDLMQIFKNNQL